In one window of Rhodopseudomonas palustris HaA2 DNA:
- a CDS encoding ATP-grasp domain-containing protein has translation MPIETQQPPVPQPIADRIGFARLTKRAFDGENLFPLWQSLMSKVDDGTATAGEQLDLALITQLFGHKEAGLSVQTETLAQHQLFRSPCARETPPMRVLALAADIDMGGNTPIEFLLESSGIELVTLYVVDGVPLPEPLPAHDLAIVIASDSEECRGALAKIAARAPSWPVPLLNPPDLIGHLDRDKLYRLIGDIDGLDIPATVPVGRDALVAVAVGTAALADVTNGVGYPLIVRPRGSHAGFGLARIEHTADLAAYLEERPEEEYFVARYVDYASDDGLFRKYRLVVVDGKPYACHMAIADRWDIWYLNAGMAQSASKRLEEAAFFHTFDFGFARRHRTALDGMIERIGLDYFTIDCAQTPAGDLLVFEIDNTAVVHNMDSPELYPYKPPQMIKIFDAFAAMLERRVTARRQSVA, from the coding sequence ATGCCCATTGAGACGCAGCAGCCGCCCGTCCCGCAGCCCATCGCCGACCGCATCGGCTTCGCGCGCCTGACCAAGCGCGCGTTCGACGGCGAGAATTTGTTTCCGCTGTGGCAGAGCCTGATGAGCAAGGTCGATGACGGCACCGCGACCGCCGGCGAGCAACTCGATCTGGCGCTGATCACGCAATTGTTCGGCCACAAAGAGGCCGGGCTGTCGGTGCAGACCGAGACGCTGGCGCAGCATCAATTGTTCCGCTCGCCTTGCGCGCGCGAGACCCCGCCGATGCGGGTGCTGGCACTCGCCGCCGACATCGACATGGGCGGCAACACGCCGATCGAATTTCTGCTGGAGAGCTCCGGCATCGAGCTGGTGACGCTGTATGTGGTCGACGGCGTGCCGCTGCCGGAGCCGCTGCCGGCGCACGATCTGGCGATCGTGATCGCCTCCGACTCCGAGGAATGCCGCGGCGCCCTGGCCAAGATCGCGGCGCGCGCGCCGAGCTGGCCGGTGCCGCTGCTCAATCCGCCGGATCTGATCGGCCATCTCGACCGTGACAAGCTGTACCGGCTGATCGGGGACATCGACGGCCTCGACATTCCCGCCACCGTTCCGGTCGGTCGCGACGCGCTCGTCGCGGTCGCGGTGGGCACCGCGGCGCTCGCCGACGTCACCAACGGCGTCGGCTATCCGCTCATCGTCCGGCCCCGCGGCTCGCATGCCGGCTTCGGCCTGGCGCGGATCGAGCACACCGCCGACCTCGCCGCCTATCTGGAAGAGCGCCCCGAGGAGGAATACTTCGTCGCGCGCTATGTCGACTACGCCAGCGACGACGGGCTGTTCCGCAAATATCGACTCGTCGTGGTCGACGGCAAGCCCTATGCCTGCCACATGGCGATCGCCGACCGCTGGGACATCTGGTATCTCAACGCCGGAATGGCGCAGAGCGCCAGCAAGCGGCTGGAAGAGGCGGCGTTCTTCCACACCTTCGATTTCGGCTTCGCGCGGCGGCATCGCACCGCGCTGGACGGCATGATCGAACGGATCGGGCTCGATTATTTCACCATCGACTGCGCGCAGACGCCGGCCGGCGACCTGCTGGTGTTCGAGATCGACAACACCGCGGTGGTCCACAACATGGACAGCCCGGAGCTGTATCCCTACAAGCCGCCCCAGATGATCAAGATCTTCGACGCGTTCGCGGCGATGCTGGAGCGTCGCGTGACGGCGCGTCGACAGAGCGTGGCGTGA
- a CDS encoding periplasmic heavy metal sensor: MTIRRGSLTGGRLLLLASLCLNVALGVYVGVQWSQPEWQPANVGMPLRIVERVASRLPESDAAILRRNFEARQAEMLPLQQQYATALLKTLRLIAQTDLDKPALRAAIEDSREKRVKMGDVLAETFLETLEQVSTKGRRQLVGGFRP; this comes from the coding sequence ATGACGATCCGGCGGGGGTCTCTCACCGGCGGCCGCCTGCTGTTGCTGGCGTCGCTCTGTCTCAACGTCGCGCTCGGCGTCTATGTCGGCGTGCAATGGTCGCAGCCGGAATGGCAGCCGGCCAATGTCGGCATGCCGCTGCGGATCGTGGAGCGCGTCGCGTCGCGATTGCCGGAGTCGGATGCCGCGATCCTGCGCCGCAATTTCGAGGCGCGGCAGGCCGAAATGCTGCCGCTGCAGCAGCAATACGCCACGGCGTTGCTGAAGACGCTGCGGCTGATCGCGCAGACCGATCTCGACAAGCCGGCGCTGCGCGCGGCGATCGAGGACTCCCGCGAAAAACGCGTCAAGATGGGCGATGTGCTGGCCGAAACCTTCCTGGAAACGCTCGAGCAAGTGTCGACGAAAGGACGGCGACAGCTCGTCGGCGGGTTTCGGCCCTGA
- a CDS encoding RNA polymerase sigma factor, which translates to MSVRGWWWPGRRWWSRRAAAGSRAPGVPAEPMRGSPAVARARMVEMLAGPGAALMDDDSDEALMAAVVARRQQAFRVLMNRHMPRAIRVAQRVVRDPAEADDIGQEAFLRVWNKASSFDPQIARFTTWLYRIVLNLAFDRARKPQLAPIEEAAEIESGEAGPVETIIAAQQRRLLERAMAALPERQRGAVALFHMEGLSGEDAARAMNLSPKAFESLLARGRAALRKEVERLEGHRRDA; encoded by the coding sequence ATGTCGGTCCGCGGGTGGTGGTGGCCGGGCCGCCGGTGGTGGTCGCGCCGCGCAGCTGCTGGATCGCGGGCGCCTGGCGTCCCTGCTGAACCGATGCGGGGGAGCCCGGCCGTCGCGCGCGCGCGAATGGTCGAGATGTTGGCCGGGCCGGGGGCGGCACTGATGGACGATGACAGCGACGAGGCGTTGATGGCCGCCGTGGTTGCGCGGCGGCAGCAGGCGTTTCGCGTGCTGATGAATCGCCACATGCCGCGCGCCATCCGGGTCGCTCAGCGCGTCGTCCGCGATCCGGCGGAGGCCGACGATATCGGCCAGGAGGCGTTTCTGCGGGTCTGGAACAAGGCCTCGTCGTTCGATCCGCAGATCGCGCGGTTCACCACCTGGCTGTACCGCATCGTGCTCAATCTGGCGTTCGATCGCGCGCGAAAGCCGCAGCTGGCGCCGATCGAGGAGGCCGCCGAGATCGAATCCGGCGAGGCCGGTCCGGTCGAGACGATCATCGCCGCCCAGCAGCGTCGGCTTCTGGAACGGGCGATGGCGGCGCTGCCGGAGCGCCAGCGCGGCGCGGTGGCGCTGTTCCACATGGAAGGTTTGAGCGGCGAGGACGCGGCGCGGGCGATGAATCTGAGCCCGAAGGCATTCGAATCGCTGCTGGCGCGGGGACGGGCTGCGCTGCGTAAAGAGGTCGAGAGACTAGAAGGTCACAGGAGGGACGCATGA
- a CDS encoding rhodanese-like domain-containing protein, which yields MTTNVKQMMEAANAAVPRVTPDQAREMMGKGAVVIDVRDAPEVENSGKVEGSLHISRGMLEFRADPDTAFHDKRLAKDRPVIVYCASGGRSALAGKVLKDMGYAEVYNLGAFKDWTDAGGPIEKPIDRGM from the coding sequence ATGACCACCAATGTGAAGCAGATGATGGAAGCCGCCAATGCGGCGGTGCCGCGGGTCACCCCGGATCAGGCGCGCGAGATGATGGGCAAGGGCGCCGTGGTGATCGACGTGCGCGACGCGCCCGAGGTCGAGAACAGCGGCAAGGTCGAGGGCTCGCTGCACATCTCGCGCGGCATGCTCGAGTTCCGCGCCGATCCGGACACGGCGTTTCACGACAAGCGTCTCGCCAAGGACAGACCGGTGATCGTGTACTGCGCCTCCGGCGGCCGCTCGGCGCTGGCCGGCAAGGTGCTGAAGGACATGGGCTACGCCGAAGTCTACAATCTCGGCGCGTTCAAGGACTGGACCGACGCCGGCGGACCGATCGAAAAGCCGATCGACCGCGGCATGTGA
- a CDS encoding methyl-accepting chemotaxis protein has translation MLSRLHMTIGRRIYLLIGLGFLGLLGTTFMASQEIGGGLKQQKQIELAHLTDLALAIIKDEYDAAQRGEIKVDEAQKRAQARLSKLRYGGKEYFFVTDMQSMMLMHPIATQLIGKDQSNARDPNGKPLFTEMVDTVRRNGSGFVDYAWPKPGSDTPYPKLTHVAGFAPWGWIVGTGVYIDDLDAQTWSATQRLLIAATIALLIITAVSILVARGITRPIDAITSAMKTLAGGRLDAEVPGVGRRDEIGDMAGAVEVFKHNAIERQRLEAEQHVTEERAAAQRKADTVRLADEFERAIGEIVETVSSASHELEASATTLTTTAERSQHLATMVSSASEEASTNVQSVASATEEMSSSVNEISRQVQESARIAHEAVEQARTTNGRVEELAKAAARIGDVVELINTIAGQTNLLALNATIEAARAGEAGRGFAVVAAEVKALAEQTAKATGEISQQINGIQVATDQSVTAIKEIGGTIGRMSEISSTIASAVEEQGAATQEISRNVQQAAIGTQQVSVNITDVQRGATETGSASSQVLSAAKSLSRDSNRLKVEVSKFLDNVRAA, from the coding sequence ATGCTATCGAGACTGCACATGACCATCGGTCGCCGCATCTACCTGCTGATCGGCCTCGGCTTCCTCGGGCTGCTGGGCACGACCTTCATGGCGTCGCAGGAGATCGGCGGCGGCCTGAAGCAGCAGAAGCAGATCGAACTCGCCCATCTCACCGACCTCGCGCTGGCGATCATCAAGGACGAATACGACGCGGCACAGCGCGGCGAGATCAAGGTCGACGAGGCGCAGAAGCGCGCGCAGGCGCGGCTCTCCAAGCTGCGCTACGGCGGCAAGGAGTACTTCTTCGTCACCGACATGCAGAGCATGATGCTGATGCATCCGATCGCGACGCAACTGATCGGCAAGGATCAGTCGAACGCCCGCGACCCCAACGGCAAGCCGCTGTTCACCGAAATGGTCGACACCGTCCGCCGCAACGGCAGCGGCTTCGTCGACTACGCCTGGCCGAAGCCTGGCTCGGACACGCCCTATCCCAAGCTGACCCATGTGGCCGGCTTCGCGCCGTGGGGCTGGATCGTCGGCACCGGCGTGTATATCGACGACCTCGACGCCCAGACCTGGAGCGCGACGCAGCGCCTGCTGATCGCCGCGACGATCGCGCTGCTGATCATCACCGCGGTGTCGATCCTGGTGGCGCGCGGCATCACCCGGCCGATCGATGCGATCACCTCGGCGATGAAGACTCTCGCCGGCGGCCGGCTCGACGCCGAGGTGCCCGGCGTCGGGCGTCGCGACGAGATCGGCGACATGGCCGGCGCGGTCGAAGTGTTCAAGCACAACGCCATCGAGCGCCAGCGGCTCGAGGCCGAACAGCACGTGACCGAGGAACGCGCCGCCGCGCAGCGCAAGGCCGACACCGTCCGCCTCGCCGACGAGTTCGAGCGGGCGATCGGCGAGATCGTCGAGACGGTGTCCTCCGCCTCGCACGAACTAGAAGCCTCGGCGACGACGCTGACCACCACCGCGGAGCGCTCGCAGCACCTCGCCACGATGGTGTCTTCCGCCTCGGAAGAAGCCTCCACCAACGTCCAGTCGGTGGCGTCGGCGACCGAGGAGATGAGTTCGTCGGTGAACGAGATCAGCCGCCAGGTGCAGGAATCCGCGCGGATCGCCCATGAGGCGGTCGAGCAGGCCCGCACCACCAACGGCCGGGTGGAAGAACTCGCCAAGGCGGCGGCGCGGATCGGCGACGTCGTCGAACTGATCAACACCATCGCCGGCCAGACCAACCTGCTGGCGCTGAATGCCACGATCGAGGCGGCGCGCGCCGGCGAGGCCGGTCGCGGCTTCGCCGTGGTCGCCGCGGAAGTCAAGGCGCTGGCCGAGCAGACCGCCAAGGCCACCGGCGAGATCAGCCAGCAGATCAACGGCATCCAGGTCGCCACCGACCAGTCGGTGACGGCGATCAAGGAGATCGGCGGGACCATCGGGCGGATGTCGGAAATCTCCTCGACCATCGCCTCGGCGGTGGAAGAACAGGGCGCGGCGACCCAGGAGATTTCGCGCAACGTCCAGCAGGCGGCGATCGGCACCCAGCAGGTGTCGGTCAACATCACCGACGTGCAGCGCGGCGCCACCGAGACCGGCTCGGCCTCCAGCCAGGTGCTGTCGGCGGCGAAGTCGCTGTCGCGGGACAGCAACCGCCTCAAGGTCGAGGTGTCGAAGTTCCTCGACAACGTCCGCGCCGCCTGA
- a CDS encoding YodC family protein, with the protein MSQFKKCDTVRLKSGGPLMTVTNRQSSGDVWCEWFDREQDYTRNRFHQTRFHQTMGCRL; encoded by the coding sequence ATGTCTCAGTTCAAGAAGTGTGACACCGTAAGGCTCAAGTCTGGCGGCCCGCTCATGACAGTGACAAATAGACAATCAAGTGGCGACGTATGGTGCGAATGGTTCGATAGGGAACAAGACTACACGCGAAACCGTTTTCACCAGACGCGCTTTCACCAGACGATGGGATGCCGGCTATAG
- a CDS encoding methyl-accepting chemotaxis protein, with the protein MPTNFSIRAKISLVVGFLLITIIGMGILAVTKTQAINTAAVDIQSNWLPRVRALGDLRAEVVTYRAIVRLHLLSETADTKAAVENRIETSAQALRKFRDVYEKLIGSAEERALYNEWSEQWNLYESQIPRVVALSRDSIGRIPHDATAFNETKAYPISKQADAILDRDIALNNKGADEAGRFANQVHQSALMQLLIIIGAAIVLGGGLAIYLVRDVSRGIDSIVAPMQALGAGDLGASVPHQGEATEIGKMADSLQLFKEALIAKKAADEAAMKDAAEKIQRGQRVDEITRHFEQMIGEIVETVASASTELEASAGTLTATADRAQQLTTSVAAASGQASANVQSVASATEELTSSVQEISRQVQESARIAAEAVDQARDTNQSVGQLTQAAARIGAVVELINTIAGQTNLLALNATIEAARAGDAGRGFAVVASEVKALAEQTAKATGEISQQISGIQSATQESAGAIMQIGQTIARMSEISSTIAAAVEEQGAATHEIARNVQQAAQGTHQVSSNIGDVQRGASETGAASSQVLSAAQSLSTESNRLKLEVGNFLSNVRAA; encoded by the coding sequence ATGCCGACCAACTTCTCCATTCGCGCCAAGATCAGTCTTGTCGTTGGGTTTCTGCTGATCACCATAATCGGCATGGGAATACTGGCTGTCACAAAGACCCAGGCGATCAACACTGCAGCCGTCGATATCCAGAGCAACTGGCTGCCGCGCGTCCGCGCGCTCGGCGATCTGCGCGCCGAAGTCGTCACCTATCGCGCCATCGTTCGCTTGCACCTGCTCTCCGAAACCGCGGACACCAAGGCGGCGGTCGAAAATCGGATAGAGACCTCGGCGCAAGCGCTGCGGAAGTTTCGCGACGTCTACGAGAAGCTGATCGGCTCCGCCGAAGAACGCGCGCTCTACAACGAGTGGAGTGAGCAATGGAATCTCTACGAAAGCCAGATTCCGCGGGTCGTCGCGCTGTCGCGCGACAGCATCGGCCGCATCCCGCACGACGCCACCGCATTCAACGAGACCAAGGCCTATCCGATCTCGAAACAGGCGGACGCCATTCTCGACCGGGACATCGCCCTCAACAACAAGGGCGCCGACGAAGCCGGCCGATTCGCGAACCAGGTCCATCAGTCGGCCTTGATGCAGTTGCTGATCATCATCGGCGCCGCCATCGTGCTCGGCGGCGGGCTGGCGATCTATCTGGTGCGCGACGTGTCACGCGGCATCGATTCGATCGTGGCGCCGATGCAGGCGCTGGGTGCGGGCGACCTCGGCGCCAGCGTCCCGCACCAGGGCGAGGCCACCGAAATCGGCAAGATGGCGGACTCGCTGCAGCTGTTCAAGGAGGCCTTGATCGCCAAGAAGGCGGCCGACGAAGCCGCCATGAAGGACGCCGCCGAAAAGATCCAGCGCGGCCAGCGGGTCGACGAGATCACCCGCCACTTCGAGCAGATGATCGGCGAGATCGTCGAGACGGTGGCGTCGGCCTCGACCGAACTGGAGGCCTCCGCCGGCACCCTCACCGCCACCGCCGACCGCGCCCAGCAGCTCACCACCTCGGTCGCCGCCGCCTCGGGCCAGGCCAGCGCCAATGTGCAATCGGTGGCCTCGGCCACCGAGGAACTGACCTCCTCGGTGCAGGAGATCAGCCGCCAGGTCCAGGAATCGGCCCGGATCGCCGCCGAGGCGGTCGATCAGGCGCGCGACACCAATCAGAGCGTCGGCCAGTTGACCCAGGCCGCGGCGCGGATCGGCGCCGTGGTGGAACTGATCAACACCATCGCCGGGCAGACCAACCTGCTGGCGCTGAACGCGACGATCGAAGCCGCCCGCGCCGGCGACGCCGGCCGCGGCTTCGCCGTGGTCGCCTCCGAGGTCAAGGCGCTGGCCGAGCAGACCGCCAAGGCGACCGGCGAGATCAGCCAGCAGATCTCCGGCATCCAATCCGCCACCCAGGAATCGGCCGGCGCCATCATGCAGATCGGCCAGACCATCGCCCGGATGTCGGAAATCTCGTCGACGATCGCCGCGGCGGTGGAGGAGCAAGGCGCCGCCACCCACGAAATCGCCCGCAACGTGCAGCAGGCGGCGCAGGGCACTCATCAGGTGTCGAGCAATATCGGCGACGTGCAGCGTGGCGCCAGCGAGACCGGCGCGGCGTCCTCGCAGGTGCTGTCGGCGGCGCAATCGCTGTCGACCGAAAGCAACCGGCTGAAACTGGAAGTCGGCAATTTCCTCAGCAACGTCCGAGCCGCCTGA
- a CDS encoding 5-formyltetrahydrofolate cyclo-ligase translates to MSELSDSVSKDELRAAALARRLALSDEARAAAAVVIAARPLPFAVPEGAIVAGYVPIRGEIDPLPLMRALAEGGARLALPVVTGPGRPLKFRAWSEGEALQRSRLGILEPLPGAPELVPDIVLAPLAAFDAQGHRIGYGAGHYDCTLAALRGSKPVIAAGLAFAVQQIEAVPAAAHDVALDYVITERDTLIFRSR, encoded by the coding sequence ATGAGCGAACTTTCCGACAGCGTCTCCAAGGATGAATTGCGCGCCGCGGCATTGGCCCGGCGTTTGGCGTTGTCGGACGAGGCCCGCGCCGCGGCCGCCGTTGTGATTGCCGCAAGGCCTCTGCCGTTCGCGGTGCCGGAGGGCGCGATCGTCGCCGGTTATGTGCCGATTCGCGGTGAAATCGATCCGCTGCCGTTGATGCGCGCGCTTGCTGAGGGCGGCGCGAGGCTGGCCTTGCCGGTGGTGACCGGGCCCGGACGGCCGCTGAAATTCCGCGCCTGGTCGGAGGGCGAGGCGCTGCAGCGCAGCCGACTCGGCATCCTGGAGCCGCTACCCGGCGCGCCGGAGCTGGTTCCGGACATCGTGCTGGCACCGCTCGCCGCGTTCGATGCGCAGGGCCACCGCATCGGCTACGGCGCCGGCCACTACGACTGCACGCTCGCGGCGCTGCGCGGCTCGAAGCCGGTGATCGCCGCGGGGCTCGCCTTTGCGGTGCAGCAAATCGAGGCGGTCCCCGCCGCCGCCCACGACGTGGCGCTGGATTATGTGATAACGGAACGCGACACGCTCATTTTCCGGAGTCGATAG
- a CDS encoding TIGR00282 family metallophosphoesterase, which produces MRILFIGDVVGKSGRTAIAEHLPRAIRDWQLDCTIINGENAAGGFGITEAIYNDFIDAGADAVTLGNHAWNQKEALVFIERAPRLIRPANFPRHTPGRGATLVETRNGARVLVINAMGRVFMEPLNDPFAAVARELDACPLREAADAIVLDFHGEASSEKQGMGYFCDGKVSLVVGTHTHVPTADHQILPGGTAYMTDAGMTGDYDSVIGMHKDEPLQRFTTGIPQGRFEPANGVATLSGVAVETDDTTGLALRIAPVRIGGRLEPAVPGFWMS; this is translated from the coding sequence TTGCGCATTCTGTTCATCGGCGACGTCGTCGGCAAATCCGGCCGCACGGCGATCGCCGAACATCTGCCCCGAGCGATCCGCGACTGGCAGCTCGATTGCACCATCATCAACGGCGAGAACGCCGCCGGCGGCTTCGGCATCACCGAGGCGATCTACAATGATTTCATCGACGCCGGCGCCGATGCGGTGACGCTCGGCAACCACGCCTGGAATCAGAAGGAGGCGCTGGTGTTCATCGAGCGCGCGCCGCGCCTGATCCGCCCGGCGAATTTTCCGCGCCACACGCCGGGCCGCGGCGCCACGCTGGTCGAGACCCGCAACGGCGCCCGCGTGCTGGTGATCAACGCGATGGGCCGGGTGTTCATGGAGCCGCTGAACGATCCGTTCGCCGCGGTCGCGCGTGAGCTCGACGCCTGTCCGCTGCGCGAAGCCGCCGACGCCATCGTGCTGGATTTCCACGGCGAGGCGTCGAGCGAAAAGCAGGGCATGGGTTACTTCTGCGACGGCAAGGTCAGCCTCGTGGTCGGCACCCATACCCATGTGCCGACCGCCGATCACCAGATCCTGCCCGGCGGCACCGCCTACATGACCGACGCGGGCATGACCGGCGATTATGATTCCGTGATCGGCATGCACAAGGACGAGCCGCTGCAGCGCTTCACCACCGGCATTCCGCAGGGCCGGTTCGAGCCGGCCAACGGCGTCGCGACGCTGAGCGGCGTCGCGGTCGAGACCGATGATACGACGGGCCTGGCGCTGCGCATCGCCCCGGTCCGTATCGGCGGAAGGCTGGAGCCGGCGGTGCCGGGGTTCTGGATGAGTTAG
- the ppk2 gene encoding polyphosphate kinase 2, giving the protein MRQRIEAEMLDGFDEELELEIDDDRLDALTNEFAGHSPADTVDRRIYFKELFRLQGELVKLQSWVQHQGLKVVVVFEGRDSAGKGGVIKRITQRLNPRICRVAALPAPSLRERSQWYFQRYVSHLPAAGEIVLFDRSWYNRAGVERVMGFCTEAEVEEFFRSVPEFERMLVRSGIVLIKYWFSITDDEQQLRFMMRINDPLKQWKLSPMDVQSRARWENYTKAKEEMLERTHIAEAPWHVVQAVDKKKARLNCIAHLLDQIPYEEVPSERVVLPPRIHHPDYHRTPIPEEMYVPERY; this is encoded by the coding sequence ATGCGGCAGCGGATCGAGGCGGAAATGCTCGACGGATTCGACGAGGAGCTGGAACTCGAAATCGACGACGATCGCCTCGACGCGCTGACCAACGAATTCGCCGGTCACTCGCCCGCCGACACCGTCGACCGCCGGATCTATTTCAAGGAACTGTTCCGGCTGCAGGGCGAATTGGTGAAGCTGCAAAGCTGGGTGCAGCATCAGGGCCTGAAGGTGGTGGTGGTGTTCGAGGGCCGCGATTCCGCCGGCAAGGGCGGCGTCATCAAGCGGATCACCCAGCGGCTCAATCCGCGGATCTGCCGCGTCGCGGCGCTGCCGGCGCCGAGCCTGCGCGAGCGCAGCCAATGGTACTTCCAGCGCTACGTCTCGCATCTGCCGGCCGCCGGCGAGATCGTGCTGTTCGACCGCTCTTGGTACAACCGCGCCGGTGTCGAACGGGTGATGGGATTCTGCACCGAGGCCGAGGTCGAGGAGTTCTTCCGCTCGGTGCCGGAATTCGAGCGGATGCTGGTGCGCTCCGGCATCGTGCTGATCAAATACTGGTTCTCGATCACCGACGACGAGCAGCAGCTGCGCTTCATGATGCGGATCAACGATCCCTTGAAGCAGTGGAAGCTGAGCCCGATGGACGTGCAGTCGCGGGCGCGCTGGGAGAACTACACCAAGGCCAAGGAAGAGATGCTGGAGCGCACCCACATCGCCGAGGCGCCGTGGCACGTGGTGCAGGCGGTCGACAAGAAGAAGGCGCGGCTGAACTGCATTGCGCATCTGCTCGACCAGATCCCTTACGAAGAGGTGCCGAGCGAGCGCGTGGTGCTGCCGCCGCGGATCCACCACCCCGACTATCACCGCACGCCGATTCCGGAGGAGATGTACGTGCCGGAGCGGTATTGA
- a CDS encoding pyridoxal phosphate-dependent decarboxylase family protein, with the protein MSETERAGGHSGAPSLDPDDWESLRADAHRMLDDVIDSIADVRERPVWQPIPDDVRARFGETLPRGETPLGEVYQEFSNSIAPYATGNVHPGFMGWVHGGGTAVGMLAEMLAAGLNANCGGRDHIGLEVERQIVRWVRELFGFPKTASGLFVTGSSMANFMALLVARTAALGPQVREGGLSGEPLTAYASAAAHGCVVQAADLAGLGRGAVRRIAFDAAHRIDIAALRRRIAEDRAAGFRPFLVTGSAGTVDTGAIDDLAALAQLCRDEGLWFHVDGAYGALGMLSPQIAPMLAGLSEADSVALDFHKWGQVNYDAGFLIVRDGEQHRATFAAPAAYLRRETRGLAAGSPWPCDYGPDLSRGFRALKTWFTLKTYGAERLGAMIAHTCAVARHLEARVQREPKLERLAPVALNIVCFRHRTSSGDADALNAEIVADLHESGIAAPSSTTIGGQLAIRAAIVNHRSTCADVDRMVDAVLTFGAQRQR; encoded by the coding sequence GTGAGTGAGACGGAGCGCGCCGGAGGGCATTCCGGCGCGCCGAGCCTCGATCCCGACGACTGGGAGAGCCTCCGCGCCGATGCGCACCGGATGCTCGACGACGTCATCGACTCCATCGCCGATGTGCGCGAGCGGCCGGTGTGGCAGCCGATCCCCGACGACGTGCGCGCGCGCTTCGGCGAGACGCTGCCGCGCGGGGAAACGCCGCTCGGCGAGGTGTATCAGGAGTTCTCGAACAGCATCGCGCCCTATGCGACCGGCAATGTGCATCCCGGCTTCATGGGCTGGGTGCATGGCGGCGGCACCGCCGTGGGCATGCTCGCCGAGATGCTGGCCGCAGGACTGAACGCCAATTGCGGCGGCCGCGACCACATCGGCCTCGAGGTCGAGCGCCAGATCGTACGCTGGGTGCGCGAATTGTTCGGCTTCCCGAAGACCGCGAGCGGGCTGTTCGTCACCGGCTCGTCGATGGCGAACTTCATGGCGCTGCTGGTGGCGCGGACCGCCGCGCTCGGGCCGCAGGTGCGCGAGGGCGGACTATCGGGTGAACCGCTCACCGCCTACGCCTCGGCCGCGGCCCATGGCTGCGTGGTGCAGGCCGCCGATCTCGCCGGACTCGGTCGCGGCGCGGTGCGGCGGATCGCGTTCGACGCCGCGCATCGCATCGACATCGCCGCGCTGCGCCGGCGGATCGCCGAGGACCGCGCCGCCGGATTCAGGCCGTTCCTGGTGACCGGCTCGGCCGGCACCGTCGACACCGGCGCGATCGACGATCTCGCCGCGCTGGCGCAGCTCTGCCGCGACGAAGGGCTGTGGTTTCACGTCGACGGCGCCTATGGCGCGCTCGGGATGCTGTCGCCGCAGATCGCGCCGATGCTCGCAGGCTTGAGCGAAGCGGATTCGGTCGCGCTCGACTTTCACAAATGGGGCCAGGTCAATTACGACGCCGGCTTCCTGATCGTGCGCGACGGCGAGCAGCATCGCGCCACCTTCGCGGCGCCGGCCGCCTATCTACGCCGCGAGACCCGGGGGCTCGCCGCCGGCTCGCCCTGGCCGTGCGACTACGGGCCGGACCTGTCGCGCGGCTTCCGCGCGCTGAAGACCTGGTTCACGCTGAAGACCTACGGCGCCGAGCGCCTCGGCGCGATGATCGCCCACACCTGCGCGGTGGCGCGGCATCTCGAAGCCCGGGTGCAGCGCGAGCCGAAACTCGAACGACTGGCGCCGGTCGCCCTCAACATCGTCTGCTTCCGTCATCGAACGTCATCGGGCGATGCCGACGCGCTCAACGCCGAGATCGTCGCCGACCTGCACGAATCCGGGATCGCCGCGCCGTCTTCGACCACGATCGGCGGCCAGCTCGCGATCCGCGCCGCGATCGTCAATCACCGGTCCACGTGCGCGGACGTCGACCGGATGGTCGATGCGGTGCTCACATTCGGCGCGCAACGGCAGCGATAG
- a CDS encoding cysteine rich repeat-containing protein — protein sequence MRMTSKTPLRRKAVLNVSDAMVRATLVAGCVIAALAVSLTLASAQDQSKAREACKPDYQKFCSGMMPGGGRIKKCLVENRDALSAACKQVLDDMK from the coding sequence ATGCGAATGACCTCGAAGACCCCGCTGCGCCGCAAGGCCGTTCTGAACGTCAGCGACGCGATGGTGCGGGCCACGCTCGTCGCCGGCTGCGTGATCGCCGCGCTGGCCGTCTCGCTCACATTGGCGAGCGCGCAGGACCAAAGCAAGGCGCGCGAAGCCTGCAAGCCGGACTATCAGAAATTCTGCAGCGGCATGATGCCGGGCGGCGGCCGCATCAAGAAGTGCCTCGTCGAAAACCGCGACGCGCTGTCGGCCGCCTGCAAGCAGGTGCTCGACGACATGAAGTAA